In Mytilus galloprovincialis chromosome 1, xbMytGall1.hap1.1, whole genome shotgun sequence, the following are encoded in one genomic region:
- the LOC143042283 gene encoding ubiquinol-cytochrome c reductase complex assembly factor 6-like produces the protein MPAGVSWNTYLKGVAVMLVSMAAGSQTVHLMYKPLEDLDELVKKEKEKILRQQSGDMNYVRQTEKSEFIKGAHEGKR, from the exons ATGCCAGCTGGAGTTTCATGGAATACCTACCTCAAAGGAGTAGCTGTAATGTTGGTATCAATGGCAGCTGGATCTCAAACTGTTCATTTAATGTATAAGCCATTAGAG GATTTAGATGAAttggtaaaaaaagaaaaagaaaagattcTTAGACAACAATCAGGG GATATGAATTATGTTAGGCAAACAGAAAAGTCTGAATTTATAAAAGGAGCACATGAAGGCAAAAGATAA